The window GACATTCTCTCCTTAAattttttcttccttttaAAAACCCAGGGAAGTTGGTTGGATATAGGAATTACAATATCTAACTATTGTTTGGCTATCctttcatcattatttatGTTGATATTAGAGTTATCAAGCCATctacttttgaaaaacgtTACTGCCGCCAACGTCCCAGCTGGCACGCGAAAAGGTAGGAAATCACAGTAAAAATAAGGATGATCATTGTACGTACATTTTACCATCATCACATCCTCCTCGAAAGAAACTTATCTGGAATGGTCGAAGCACTATCTAATTCCTGTGTATGCTGTCTTCGATTGATGCAACAAATTCGTTTACGTTGCGCGGTTTAAAAACGATTGGAAATATCGGAGTTTCACAAGGGGCCCGAGTTCAGAAAGTTCAATTGCCAATTATTGATAAGTCCGAGGTTCAGACATATACATAATGGTATATCTTTTGGCGTTTCGAAGCATTATTATGTTTACTGTGTTACTAGTATATTATTCTTGGCATTTAATCGAAGTGGATCACAATTATATACGCGGTCGGTCTCCCTATTGCAGGACTAAGCGATATAGCCTTGAGATGTCTCCGTATAATATCATCCTTTAAACATGATGATCCTACAGCAAAAAGCAAGCTTATTAATTGAGTAGAACTGTTCTTTTCACTAGAACAGTTTTCCTGGATGATAATGAGGGGCACGTATCTTAACATGTTTGCTGATTGCCTGAAGCGGAAAATATGATATGATCTCACAGTTTCGAAGACCAGGCACATTTAACATTATTACTTGccttttgatttttcttgATTCATTGTCGTTCATTTCATCAGTTCTAGAACCGCATTTGGTTACGTCATGTGGTTGTTGATGTGTTACAGCTAAATCAAACTGTAACAGAACGGTTGCACAGGAGATGGATCCCAAATTGATCGCCTGAGTTACGTTTATATTGGTTATCTTAGCTGGAATACTTTTTATTTCGATATTATACTACTACGTCACGGACCTTAAACTAGTTAGCTGCTTGAAAGCCGGTTCCGCGCGTTGAGCCGAGTATTTCTTGGTGGTTAGCTAACCACCAAGAAATAATCCGTAATAATAGTGTCGAGGAACTGCGCACCATATCTCGTTGGAAGTATATCCTATTGCAAGAACTGGGGTCGGCATTCTTCGTAATCGTCTAACGTGCCTTTTTTACGTGTGAAAGAGTTCGCTTCGAACTTTGTCTAGTTCAACAATTCCGCATTATAGAATTTTAAAGCAGTAATCTATTGCACACAGTTTACAATTCTATATGGAGTAAAGTCTAAATGAAGAAAACTTGTAGTAAACTACCCAATTACTGCATTGGATAGATAGTTACTGTCATTTTGTTAGTAAACTACCCAATTACTGCATTGGATAGATAGTTACTGTCATTTTGTTAGTAAACTACCCAATTACTGCATTGGATAGATAGTTACTGTCATTTTGTTGACGGGAATGCCCCCTTAATTCTATGCCTCGAAAAAAGGTTAAAAGATCAGTACACATAGATGCCCAGATACCTCACTACATTATATCGATCGACATCATTTTATTCGACTCTCCATTTATGTGGAAAGGTTTATTACTCGCCACATACTTGCCAGATGTTACGGTTTATGGCAATACAATACCATAAGATTGCTTACCGAATCTCTCAGAAGATCAAATACGTCTACTTAAAATTACCTAGCATCGATTCGAAGATTGCTCTTTGCCACAGTCAGCTAAGCCTGCGCACACACATTAATTCATCTCATATACATCAATCGGTTACTATCTGTTAGTCCATTTAATTCAGCCTTTATGCGTGCAgaaatttttttcctttttaatttttccTCGAACGAAAATTCCGAAAAAAAACTGTAACGCAACGCttgtatattattgttCCCTGCAACGTCGCCAGCGGAACTAATTAGGAATATCTACCATTCTTGAACCATGAGTAAATTGATGTTAATGATCACAAGCGATACCTTCGTATCATGGTTCAACGTGAAGGATTATGTTCTGCATTTTAGGATTTTTGCGAATGAAGTTGAATCATATTTAGGTAGCCAGTGTAAGATGCATTTCTTGTCCTTTTAAGTTaaggtatatatatatatatatattatattgcCAAAATGTAACAGGGACCAGCTGCTGCATTTGAAGTATTTTTACAGAGTTGCTCGAGCATCGTGTATTATATTGTAAGGTATTTTTGTTGACAATAGACAGAGGATTAAAATAAGGTATTTGTTCGTCATAATTAGGACGGGTATCTACTTGATCTTGAGGGAGAAAAGAAGTAGTTAATAGATTGacaataaaaaaggaaagggtaaagaaaaaacttTCACGGATAAATATCAACGCATCCAAAGGGCAACTGCTGTATTAACGGTTAACTTTCTAAAGCATAACTTTGAGCGGTAACATACCGATTAAGAGACGTAGTTCTCCTTTGTCACAATTTGAATCTAATTCTAAGAGGTTGAGATTGCTTGAGGAATCCACTATGTCACATTTCCTACCAGCCCATGTACCGACTGAAGAAATCCCGCAACAACAAGACCGTACAAGTCCAGTTTCAGTCATATCGTCTAAGGATGATCGTTCActttataaaaaatatccTATAGGAAGAGACTGGATACAAGGATCTGTCAATAACAACGGCGGGGTACACGCAGGGTTAGAAGGAAGCATTACCAAAGGAAAATACACGTTATACGATTTCCAAATTCTTAGGACTCTAGGAACAGGTAGTTTTGGAAGAGTTCACCTAGTACGTTCTGCCCACAATGGTAGATTTTATGCTATGaaggttttaaaaaagcatGTCGTTGTTAAATTAAAACAGGTTGAACACACTAATGATGAAAGAAGAATGCTTTCTGTTGTTTCACATCCGTTTGTGATTAGAATGTGGGGAACGTTCCAAGACGCTCAACAGGTATTTATAGTTATGGACTACATTGAAGGTGGTGAactgttttctttgttgCGGAAATCGCAGAGGTTTCCAAATCCGGTTGCAAAGTTCTATGCTGCAGAAGTATGCCTAGCACTGGAATACTTGCACTCCAAAGATATCATATATCGTGACCTCAAGCCTGAAAACATCTTACTGGATAAGAATGGTCATATAAAGCTGACAGACTTTGGGTTCGCAAAGTATGTCCCAGATGTAACATATACCCTGTGCGGCACTCCTGATTACATCGCACCTGAAGTAGTAAGCACAAAACCTTACAACAAATCAGTTGATTGGTGGTCTTTCGGTATATTAATCTACGAAATGCTTGCAGGCTACACCCCATTCTATGACCAGAACACAATGGGAACCTATGAGAATATTCTAAACGCAGAACTTAAATTTCCTCCATTCTTCCACATAGATGTCCAAAACTTACTCTCCAAACTCATCACAAGAAATCTCAGCAAGAGACTGGGCAATCTTGAAAATGGCTCCCGTGATGTCAAAGCCCATCCCTGGTTCAGTGAAGTAATATGGGATAAGCTACTTTGTAGAAACATTGAGACACCCTACGAACCTCCCATCCGCCCTGGCCAAGGAGATACATCCCAGTATGATAGGTatccagaagaagaagtcaACTACGGCATCCTTGGAGATGACCAATACCACTCTCTCTTCTGCGACTTTTAAACGCTTTTTTCACCGTTTACCCTTTCTCAACACATCTAAACAATAATAGCCTTCTAACCTGCATAAAAGAACTAAAACCAACATCACTGCTCATATTCTTACTACCACAGATAACCAAATAACTCTGTAATAATTCTCCCCATTAAATTCGATAATGTTTGCGTCTGTATTAATGCTAATGCTTActattttttgtatatatcGTTCTATTTAAATAAAAGATTGCAATATTACGTTTTTCGCTAACGCAAAGCGGGAAAGCAACTAAAGGCAGCCCAAGACAGTTAATTACTCAGCCATTAAAACTGTAGACACGTTAATATCAGCAACAGCACTGTTACATCTCGTTATCTTTAAAGTACTAATCATGAGAAGAACCCTGTTTTGGGCTCATTCGTAGAACATGCgtcttgaaaaattttataGCTTCATCGTAAAACCTCTAATTTCCGTTAGTACTGTAACGGTATCAAAAGAAGTATTAGTTCACCCAATTCACCTaatttgtttgtatttCGAGGGAGAGAAGTCTGCGACATCAGTTTTAAACTTCAAAGTCGTTCTGTTTAAGGTATAGTAAATTTGCGTACATTTCAAGATGCTTAAACAATTGAAACTTTGCAATAAAATTAGCGCAACTACGCTGGAGTCGCAAATCCTGTTAGACCCTTCAAAATTTAACGTGGTGAGGCTAACGTTTCAGGTAAGTTCTGCAAATGGACATATGGGGGCTCGTAAGTTTTGGCAAACATATTTACCCACGTTAAAATTCTATAATCCTACTTTGAATATTCAAGTTAACCGTATCAATAATACGAACAAGAACACTAAAGTCCCCTGTATCCTGGAGATTGTGAAAGCCAACGGGGAAGTTACAGAGACGATAGAAATGTCTGGAAAAAGGAGTGAAGACATTATGAATGAGTTTCTGAAAGTTGTAGATCATGAGAAAGTCCCTTCAGAACAGATTGTGAAACTATAACGGCGCAATGATTGCTTTCGAAGTTGATCTCCATAAGCTGGACAAAAGCAGTGATTCGCAGcgtcatatatatttgtacaTAGCAACATTAAGAAATAATATCCCTATGAGGGCTAAGTCCCACGGCTACATTCTGCCAAACGGTCCAACTATGGGAGGTCGTACGATACCTGGCTGCTGTGCTTACGACAGGGTAACAAATGTTGGAAGTGAAATATGCATCCCTGGAAAGGCCGTTGCAGAATTGCTTGCTACTTCTCGGAAGGTTATTGCTGGAAGAGTGGTAATGATTTAGACCGCGGCAGCTGTGTTGTTTTTGGGTTGGATTGGTATTTAAAAGAGGACCCTGCTGCTATTGCTACAAGAATTTTTATGCTACAATTAAGATTAAAAAGTACATACCCAAAATGTTTAAGCAGTGGCACTATCAGACTGGAAAACGGTTTTTTAGAATATACCATAAGGAGTTAATAAGGGAATACATTTTGATACCATTGGGAGTCGTTTGCGTTATTTGTGTGTTGTATGGTGTTGACAGGTTGATAAAGGATGTTTTTAGAATCAAGTTTCCTGCGTCTGTGGCTGTGATGTTGGTAAATTTTGCATTTATGTGCATGTGTTCTATGCTTAAGAAGCCATATGCCGATATGTACATATCAATAATAGACGTGCCATTAGGCTGGTCTTTGAGATGGATGAATCTATTTTTTACTCCTGCTTTTGTCACCTTACCACTAAGTGATCGGATTTCATTTAAAGAGACAATGCTTATTGTTGCTACTTTTGTGATTGGATATGTGGTTGGCTTTGTAGTCCTGGCTTACATCACGATACTGTGCCAAAAGacattttcttcagaaaagATGAAGTCTATATTTACTCGACAGCACGAATTAGGTGATGATACAGATCAGAGGTCGAGGTTTGCCCCTGTAGAACTTAAACAGTCATCTGATAGTTCCAACAGCACATTCGAAGGAGCAGCTGCAGGCTCAGAACATCCAAGCACTAGGCAAATTGATGATCATGGACTAGAAGATATACAATTGATGTCAGTTGCAAGTAATTCAAACATCCCAATATCCAGGTCGGTTACCCATGTTCCACTACGTGATTCCCAAATCTCAAAAAACGAAAAGaatagcagcagcagtacTGATCCTGTTACTTCATCGCCTATGTTGTATATATCAAGTACGGACAGAAATCAAGACACGGCTTCTAGCAACATTTCATTCAGAAGTGGCGGTTCGAAAACTATGACAATGAAGCCTCCAACGCCTACCAGAACTCGTAACAGTGGCTTTATCCCCCGTGTAtctgatgaagagaagaaCATATATTGTGAAAGGGCTGTCACAAGGCAGATTCCGCAGCAAATGAACCTCATCTTTACTACAGCAATGCTCAAGGAACATTTCCATCACATAATATACTCTCTGGGCTTTTTTGCATCAATGTTCAGCTATTTTTTCTCATGGTATACTATGCCTTACCATTTCTTCACTGCTGTATGCACTTTTATGTTCATTACTAATGCCCCCTTAGTAAACAATCCAAAACATAAGAGGTTCGTACACCCAGTTATATGCTCTGTGGCATTGACTTGGCTAATTATGTTGGTATCTGTTCTAATAAAGCATCGCCAAGTCAAGTATTTCATTACCGAGCTGCGTGATTATAAAACCACTAGAACATACCTAAATCTATTCAATTATACAGAGTTCAAATACCGTCAGTGGCCTGGTGCCGGTGATGTTTTTAGCTCCTGTATGGATGTTTCAATCGTGGCATTGTCAATGCCCATGTTTTCTTATAGACGTGACTTGAGAAAACATTTTCTCAGCATGATTCCTCCAATTTGTGTCTTAAGCATATCCTGTCTTACCCTTTATCCCCTAATATGTCACAAGATAGGAATCAGTACAGACCGTTCTATAGGATTTGTCGGAAGAAACATCACATTGGCCCTCGGCACACCTACAATTGCTAACTTAAATGGATCAATTACACTAATGGCTGTCACAACCGTGCTTAGTGGTGTCCTGGGTGCTCTTACGGGCGGGCCCATGTTAGACTGGATTAAAGTCCCTGAAGGTGACTACGTCACTAGAGGTGTTACTTTAGGCTGCAACTCTAGCGCTATTGCAACTGCATATTTACTAGGTGTCGACAAGCGTGCTGCGGCCATTTCATCGCTGTCATTTGTACTATTCGGTACATTTATGGTTATATTAAGCTCCATCGATAGTATGCAA is drawn from Eremothecium cymbalariae DBVPG#7215 chromosome 8, complete sequence and contains these coding sequences:
- the TPK3 gene encoding cAMP-dependent protein kinase catalytic subunit TPK3 (similar to Ashbya gossypii AEL115C) — encoded protein: MSHFLPAHVPTEEIPQQQDRTSPVSVISSKDDRSLYKKYPIGRDWIQGSVNNNGGVHAGLEGSITKGKYTLYDFQILRTLGTGSFGRVHLVRSAHNGRFYAMKVLKKHVVVKLKQVEHTNDERRMLSVVSHPFVIRMWGTFQDAQQVFIVMDYIEGGELFSLLRKSQRFPNPVAKFYAAEVCLALEYLHSKDIIYRDLKPENILLDKNGHIKLTDFGFAKYVPDVTYTLCGTPDYIAPEVVSTKPYNKSVDWWSFGILIYEMLAGYTPFYDQNTMGTYENILNAELKFPPFFHIDVQNLLSKLITRNLSKRLGNLENGSRDVKAHPWFSEVIWDKLLCRNIETPYEPPIRPGQGDTSQYDRYPEEEVNYGILGDDQYHSLFCDF
- the MRP49 gene encoding mitochondrial 54S ribosomal protein mL61 (similar to Ashbya gossypii AEL116C) — encoded protein: MLKQLKLCNKISATTLESQILLDPSKFNVVRLTFQVSSANGHMGARKFWQTYLPTLKFYNPTLNIQVNRINNTNKNTKVPCILEIVKANGEVTETIEMSGKRSEDIMNEFLKVVDHEKVPSEQIVKL
- a CDS encoding LrgB family protein (similar to Ashbya gossypii AEL117C), which encodes MFKQWHYQTGKRFFRIYHKELIREYILIPLGVVCVICVLYGVDRLIKDVFRIKFPASVAVMLVNFAFMCMCSMLKKPYADMYISIIDVPLGWSLRWMNLFFTPAFVTLPLSDRISFKETMLIVATFVIGYVVGFVVLAYITILCQKTFSSEKMKSIFTRQHELGDDTDQRSRFAPVELKQSSDSSNSTFEGAAAGSEHPSTRQIDDHGLEDIQLMSVASNSNIPISRSVTHVPLRDSQISKNEKNSSSSTDPVTSSPMLYISSTDRNQDTASSNISFRSGGSKTMTMKPPTPTRTRNSGFIPRVSDEEKNIYCERAVTRQIPQQMNLIFTTAMLKEHFHHIIYSLGFFASMFSYFFSWYTMPYHFFTAVCTFMFITNAPLVNNPKHKRFVHPVICSVALTWLIMLVSVLIKHRQVKYFITELRDYKTTRTYLNLFNYTEFKYRQWPGAGDVFSSCMDVSIVALSMPMFSYRRDLRKHFLSMIPPICVLSISCLTLYPLICHKIGISTDRSIGFVGRNITLALGTPTIANLNGSITLMAVTTVLSGVLGALTGGPMLDWIKVPEGDYVTRGVTLGCNSSAIATAYLLGVDKRAAAISSLSFVLFGTFMVILSSIDSMQSFVYNLAAL